Proteins encoded together in one Oceanobacillus iheyensis HTE831 window:
- the rsmG gene encoding 16S rRNA (guanine(527)-N(7))-methyltransferase RsmG, protein MKPEQFVHALKEKGINLSEKQTEQFYIYFQELVEWNQKVNLTAITDQEEVYVKHFYDCVTAAFYHDFNQEISICDIGAGAGFPSIPLKIVFPQLKITIVDSLKKRITFLNHLATKLELSNVAFYHDRAENFGKNKTFRESFDIVTARAVARMSVLSELCLPLVKKNGVFIAMKGAQAKEELEVGKPAIELLGGEVEEIHTFSLPIEESERSIILISKKRQTPKKYPRKAGLPNKEPIE, encoded by the coding sequence ATGAAACCAGAACAATTTGTACACGCATTAAAAGAAAAAGGAATAAATTTGTCTGAAAAACAAACAGAACAATTTTACATTTATTTCCAGGAATTAGTAGAATGGAATCAAAAAGTAAATTTGACTGCGATTACAGATCAAGAAGAGGTGTATGTAAAGCATTTTTATGATTGCGTTACAGCTGCATTTTATCATGATTTTAATCAAGAAATTTCTATTTGTGATATTGGGGCTGGAGCTGGGTTTCCAAGTATTCCTTTGAAAATTGTCTTTCCTCAATTAAAAATAACCATCGTAGATTCCTTGAAAAAAAGAATTACTTTCTTAAACCATTTAGCAACAAAGTTAGAACTATCCAATGTTGCATTTTATCATGATAGAGCTGAAAATTTCGGAAAAAATAAAACGTTTCGTGAGAGTTTTGATATAGTAACAGCTCGTGCTGTTGCTCGTATGTCTGTATTAAGTGAGCTTTGTTTACCACTTGTTAAAAAGAATGGTGTATTCATTGCGATGAAGGGTGCGCAAGCAAAAGAAGAATTAGAAGTAGGCAAGCCTGCTATTGAATTATTAGGTGGGGAAGTAGAAGAAATTCATACCTTCTCATTGCCCATAGAAGAAAGTGAAAGGTCGATTATATTAATTTCAAAAAAACGTCAAACACCGAAAAAATATCCACGAAAAGCTGGCCTACCAAATAAAGAGCCGATAGAATAA